The proteins below come from a single Clupea harengus chromosome 21, Ch_v2.0.2, whole genome shotgun sequence genomic window:
- the mrasb gene encoding ras-related protein M-Ras produces the protein MATSAVPSDNLPTYKLVVVGDGGVGKSALTIQFFQKIFVPDYDPTIEDSYLKHTEIDGQWAILDVLDTAGQEEFSAMREQYMRTGDGFLIVFSVTDKASFEHVDRFHQLILRVKDRESFPMVLVANKVDLVHLRKISTEQGREMATKHSITYIETSAKDPPMNVDKAFHELVRVIRQQIPERGQKKKKKAKWRADRPTGSHKLHCVIF, from the exons ATGGCGACCAGCGCGGTGCCCAGCGACAACCTCCCTACATACAAGCTGGTGGTAGTGGGTGATGGGGGAGTGGGCAAGAGTGCGCTCACCATCCAGTTCTTCCAGAAGATCTTCGTGCCCGACTACGACCCCACCATCGAGGACTCTTACTTGAAGCACACAGAAATCGATGGCCAATGGGCCATTTTagatg ttctgGACACTGCGGGCCAGGAGGAGTTCAGTGCCATGAGGGAGCAGTACATGAGGACAGGCGACGGCTTCCTCATCGTCTTCTCCGTCACGGACAAGGCCAGCTTTGAGCACGTGGACCGCTTCCACCAGCTTATCCTCAGGGTCAAAGAcag GGAATCTTTTCCAATGGTCCTGGTAGCCAACAAAGTGGACCTGGTGCATCTGCGCAAAATCTCCACAGAGCAAGGTCGTGAGATGGCTACAAAACacagc ATAACCTACATTGAAACAAGTGCCAAGGACCCTCCCATGAATGTGGACAAAGCCTTTCATGAACTGGTGCGCGTCATCAG GCAGCAGATTCCAGAGCGGGgtcagaagaaaaagaagaaagccAAGTGGCGAGCCGACAGACCCACCGGATCTCACAAACTGCACTGCGTCATCTTCTAA